CGTACTTCAAAAACAAACCGAAGTAACAGTTCAAGAAGTAGCAGACGAATTTCATATCCATCCAAATGTCGCCCGCCTTCATTTATCTAAACTTGAGGATGTAGAGATAATAGTCTCCGATCTTCACAAAACGGGTAAAGGTGGGCGTCCTGGGAAAGTATATATGTTGTCTAAACAGGTTGTTCAACTCTCTTTTCCAAAGCGGGACTATCAACTTTTATCTGATATCGCCCTAAAAGCCTTATCATCATTAGGTGATCATGGAATTCAGCTTCTTCAGGAAGAAGGAAAAAAGCAAGGCTTTGAAATGATTGAAGATAAATTAAAACATCAAAAGAAAAACATTCAAGAATTAGACTTTCAAGATAAGATTGAGTTGTTCCGGGATATCTCTTCCTCTGTTGGTTACTTTCCTAGAATAAAAAAAGAGAATAATGGTTATTCGTTAAATTTTGATATTTTTAATTGCCCTTTTAAAGAAAAAGCCCTGCATAACTCAGAGCAGGTGTGCACTATGCATAATGCCTATTTAAACGGTGCCTTCCAAGCACTTTTTGATGTCACCGAATTTAAGCAATT
This genomic window from Bacillus sp. 2205SS5-2 contains:
- a CDS encoding helix-turn-helix transcriptional regulator, whose protein sequence is MVDQTLRITNTLSDPTRYSIYQYVLQKQTEVTVQEVADEFHIHPNVARLHLSKLEDVEIIVSDLHKTGKGGRPGKVYMLSKQVVQLSFPKRDYQLLSDIALKALSSLGDHGIQLLQEEGKKQGFEMIEDKLKHQKKNIQELDFQDKIELFRDISSSVGYFPRIKKENNGYSLNFDIFNCPFKEKALHNSEQVCTMHNAYLNGAFQALFDVTEFKQFENMTSHCDTCRYRVNVTN